Within the Chelonoidis abingdonii isolate Lonesome George chromosome 19, CheloAbing_2.0, whole genome shotgun sequence genome, the region TATCTGAAGGAGACAATAATTCACCTCATTCCTCTTTCTTGAATGTAGGCAAGAAAAATTGGTAACTAGCTATGCTAATTAAcatcagctaagaatctggccctttatattTAATTATAAGACACATTTGGAAAGCAAATGCCAGAGAAACAAGTTAAACACTTCTGACTAAAAATTATAGGTTCTTATGTTCTCAAAGACAAAACATTCCAAGAACCTTTTTTAATTGCTCTAGTTCACGCTCAGCAAGTCATGCACAACCATTATTTATATTATGCAGTTTGGGCCTTTTTTAGTTTTTCTTCAGAATGTTCACTCCCCCAAGATTTCTTTATTTGACATGGTCATTCTCTGTTAGATAGAAAAAGAATGACTGTGTCTTAGCTGTCACCCTGGAGGAAACTATCCTTTACTATTTCAGTGCATATCACTTGGCCTGAGTGCCTGGACTCAGATCTGAAAAGAATCTGGTGTGTTTTCTTAAGTGCACCACCTTTCTGTGACACGGTTGCTGCTAAAATGCATTACTTGTCTTAAGTGTAGTAGTCAAGATGATAAAAAAatataacccccccccccgcccccgttatGGTATGGTTCTCATTAAACAAGCTTTGCAATTGTTTTATAGGCCCATGTAtaggcctcaggctttagctaaccAACACAAAATAAAAGTTAAGATTCTAACTGCTCAAAGATATTTGTTTATCAGCTTAGAGAGCGCAGGGTGTGGAAAAATTAAGTATGAAGAAACGAGGTACGAAACattgacaaaagaggaactgggaggaGGACAAGGGGTCGCTTAGAGGCCAGCTCAGCTATatcaaatatgtattttgctTGCTTGAGGTAAATCAAAAGGAGGGGTCACAAGATAACCAGCTCAACACTGCCCAAGCGTATGATATCTGTTAAAAAAAAGCTTGCTAATTTGCAATATTCTATatggtaatggcttttgcaatatgtaacTGCAGTAGGGGTCATAGAACAGTCAGTATAATTAACAATAACTGAAAATACCCCAAACTGGACTTATtggaaataacctgctgatttgcaatattaatttaccaaaaaaggcaaataactttgtgttttgcggttttaacctttataagcttggtgaaatttgtaagggacagagcagcttACCCCTTGCATGGGGGACTCGCTGGCTCTTCCTGTCTGCATACTTGTAACttttgttataacaataaaggtgccttCGGCTTGTCTGACCCAAAATCAACTGGGTGGTCGTCCTTTCCCCGACAgaagattttatttcttttagaatGGGAGTTTGTTGTTTTAGTTTTAGTAAACAACCTGCTCATAATAGGATGAACGGGGTCTTTGGACATGACTAAATCCAGATTTGTAAAACCAATTTCTCAAGTGTGTaaggggtagggggagagaaTCTGCATCTCTCCCTCCTGGCAATCATAATATCCTTATCCATTTTGCCCAAATATCTGCTTTATTAGGCTTGGCTTTAATCTCCTGTATTGTGGCAGCCAATAAGTCCTCAATCTTTTTATCCTGAATATGTGCAGTGTTTTCTGCTGCTGTAGCTTTTAACTCAACTTTAAATTCTAGAGATTGCTCACACAGGAGCCAATCCTATCAAATGTTTAATCCAGCACAGTCACTTATTTTGGAATATTTctaaaaactttcttttaatttGCTTCAGTTGTCAGCACTGGAACAAAATGACAGCTTTGCACACTATGGCTCATAGCTGTATGTATGAAGAAAGTGTGTGAGTTCCTGTTTTTACTGTTTGAcgttttaaaatgtcaaaaattaGGACAGatttattttgaggaaaaaacagtAATATTTGTTACATGAGAATAACTAAATATTTAAACACTTAAACCATCTCAAATTTAAtagtataatttattattattactataaaTTCCTCTACTTACTCCTCCAACCAGAGTCCCAGTTGTGGTCTTGATTATTATTGCACATAGGCACACAATGATAAAGAACAAAACTGCAATCAATGAGTTGAAAATATCCTGAAAATGTATTATAAAACATAATTAACTTTCATTAAAGTACATAGCTAACAAATACTGAAATGTGTATACTTGTAGCATACAGCAGTCTTACTTTACTCCTTGAaggaagtcaatgaaaaaatatttgtcatgtttaaaaacattaaatgattGCAAATATTCCCAATATCGTTACTACCTGCCAAGAAACCAGATCTTTTTGCCACTGAAATGGGATTAGGTAATATCCAAATCTGATCTAGAGTGACAACAAGTGTTATGATGCTAAAAACTGCATTCCTGAAATAACCCCCTTtgtctgagccctggtctacactatgaatttTATGTCTGGGTGTTTTATTCATTTGATATTGTTAGTAGTGAGAGTTTTTGTAATTCTAatatattcattatttaaaagaCTAGcgcaatttaaaacaaaagaatacAAGAGAGCAATTATGATCTTTTTCCATAGACAGACAGTAGCTGCATCTTACCTTTGCAGAACCCGTGCTTACATTTTTTTGAAAcaacatggagcctgttcagaACTGTTAATTAATTAGGCACTAGCACAGCACTTGTTTTTATGCATAAATCACGAAACATAGACTTGCATTTTAAAAGATACAAATCAATACTTACAGCTAAAGGCCAAAATAAGAATTTCATCTTTTTATCTAGTTTTAGTAAGTACAGCAGAAAGAACAACACAGTGATGACAAATTCCATGACTGCAAGTGCTATAAAGGCTTCATGGGATTTCGAAGCAGCAAAACAGACGAATGTTATGAATGCAACAACCTGAAAGAATAAGAGCAGTATTTACTGATGTTGACCCCGTGCTAAAATGACAGTGGAGGACATGTTGCTCTGTACCCCGCGCCACACTGTACTGCAAAACTTCCCGCTGTCCTGCCCCGCATTGGCCCCGTCTCTGCTCATTCAAGGACCGACCTAAGGCCCATTAAAGCCACTACGCCACTTAATTTACTTCAGGGGGGTTTAGCGGACGGCACTCTGACCAGTGGGGCGCTGCGGACCTCTCAGCCCGGCCCGCCCCCCAGGGGCTCGCCCGGCGCCTCCGCCCAGCCAGCCTGTCATCGTACCAGGCGGGCGATTTTCAGCGCCCCCGGCAGGGAGCGGGGGTAGCCGGTGTTCACCTCCACCATGGCGCGCGGGGGCGCGGGACCGGGATGCTGCTGCTGCGGGGCGGTGCCGGAACCAACTGAAGCGGCGGTTGGGCGCGCGCGCGCGTCGGATCAGCCGGCGCTGGAGGAGGCGGGGCTCGGTCTGGCCCAAGCGCAcagaaggggctgggcaggggaggtcAGGGTCGTTCGTGCTGCCGGTCCCGTGCTCGCTCAGTTCCCTGTGCCTCCAGCTCTACctaaccccagccctgaggcacAGCCAGCCTGCTACTGCCTATtctccagcccccacctctgTATGCCAGCTCATACAGCCCACGCACCCCTGTATAGCTAACCCCCTCCCACTGTCCAGCGCCCCTGCAGAACCAGCTTCCCACAACCCTCCACCTGTATAAACCCCCAAGTCTCCTGTCCCCACCTCTGTATGCCAACTCATAcagcccacccacccctgtaTAGCTaatcccctcccactctccagtcCTCCCTGCAGAACCAGCTTTCCACAACTCTCCATCTGCTGTATAAACCCTCCAACTCTCCATCCCTCCACCCCTGTATAGCtaaccccctcccactctccagccCTCCCTGCAGAGCCACCAGCTTCCCACAACCCTCCACCTGTATAAACCCCCAAGTCTCCTGTCCCCACCTCTGTATGCCAACTCATAcagcccacccacccctgtaTAGCTaatcccctcccactctccagccCCCGCCCCGCAGAACCAGCTTTCCACAACTCTCCATCTGCTGTATAAACCCTCCAACTCTCCATCCCTCCACCCCTGTATAGCtaaccccctcccactctccagccctccctgcagagccagctTCCCACAACCCTCCACCTCCTGTATAACCCCCCAAGTCTCGTGTCCCCACCTCTGTATGCCAACTCACAcagcccacccacccctgtaTAGCtaaccccctcccactctccagccccatccctctaTAGCTAactccctcccactctccagccCCCCATAGCTAACCCCCTCGCACTTTCCAGCCCCCCCCGCAGAAGCAGCTTCCTACAACCCTCCATCTCCTGTATAAACCCCCAACTCTCCATCCCTCCACCCCTATATAGCtaaccccctcccactctccatcCCCATAGAGCCAAATTCATACTACCCCGCCTCCAGACCTCCACCCCTGTACAGCTAACCCCCTTCAGCCCCCTCATCGAGCCAACTTCCTACAACCTCCACCTCCTGTAAACACCCTCTGCAACATTCCAGACCCCCACCCGTGTATAGCTAACTCCTTCCCACTCTCCAGCCCTCCCCCCGCAAAGCCAACTTCCTACAATCCTCCACCTCCTGTATAAACAACCCCCCTGAAActctgcagccccttccccccgcccGCGTAGAGCCAACTTCCTGCAACTTTCCAATAGTCCCTACAAGTGCACTGCGTTCTCCATTTATCAGGTACTGTATATAGGTTCCATTAGCAGATAGGGAACAAGTGACTTGGAAACAAACGCACCGTCACACCGGCAGTAGTTTGTCAAGCTTGGTTGCTCAATGCATTGCTCAGTGCTTAATACAGTAGCGGAGGTGGGCTCATACAGGAAGCAAAACATTACAGCAGCGGAAATGCGACCTGTTGGGATCTAGGAAGCTCTATGCGGCTCGAGTCTTATACTTAAATTTTAGAGCTCAGAGCTATCGGGATGGGCCATGTGGTTATTCAAATCGTTGCGGATCCGGCCTCTCCTAAGTCCTCAGTGTACTCGGGGCGCTCAAGCTGGCCTCGAGTTTTGTAGCTGGAAGCGCCAGCGGAAACACTTGCTACCTCCACTGATGGCTAATCGCAGCCTCTGCATGGCTGGCTGCTCCCAGGACGCCTCATGTACGTCTGGCACTTCTGCAGCATGAACCGTTTAGTTGTGTTTAAAAAGATTATTGATGCCACCCTTGCGCCCTGGGGTTTGTAGCATCAAGAATCTCTCGTGCTGTCTCTCAATAGATTTATTATTTGAGATGAAAGTActgtagagagagagagcgaaGAAGCAAACCCCGAAATAGCTTGATGGTTATTGCTTTTCACAAAGAAGTAGCTGACGCTTATTTGAAGGGTATTTGAGAAAATGCATTTGATCTAGTGGCTGTGGTGGCGGTAGTTTATGAAACATTGTTGCTGTGGTCCTTGATTTATCTTTTCTTAAGTATGTAGCTGTATGTACATTAAATCTGCTGATTGCAATAGGCAGCCTCTATTAGTGTTTGGCCTCCGGCAGATTACTCAGGATAGAGGAATTACAAAGGGTTCCACTTGCCAAATGgggaagttttaaaaacaaaatgaaatgcttgAAAAAGTTTCACACCTTGCAAAATATCCCTTATTCTTCATTTCTAGAAAACAGGATGAActgtggctttttttgtttgtttgttgttgtagTAGAAAGGAAGAGGCAGTTTTTGAAATGTTGAGCTGTCAGGAACTTTCAAAACCCTTTTATGGCACTAGTCAGTACTTATAAAGCAAGTATCCATCTCTACTTCTCTATTAAGATGCACACATGAACAATATACTGTAATTAAATGCCCTGAGTGCTTGGTCAGCTATCCACAGTGAACAAAGGTGCAGTGAACGTTGTAAAGGGACGTTATCAAATTGTAATCCAGTCAATTTCAgaaaatgagttaaaagtagttttaaTTATACCTGTTCTGAGTTTCctataaattgattttttttttttttacgatcACAAAATTCCCTGTTTTTAATATGGTTTCCCTCCACTGTGAGAGAGGCCCAGACAAACAGAGAGAACCTGACTTTGCACAGGCTCTGGAGTCTGCACTACCTGTTTGAATTGTGGAACTGTGGTTTGTCATTCTGCACACAAGGTTCTGTCAAAGGTGCATAGCATCTGTTTTTCTCTACTCTTTTCAGTGATAGTTTATCTTagatgttacttgtaacaatagtaGGTATAAATTTTTAGATGGATGAGTGacttttaaattgaaaatatcTCCTTAATATCTAagttcctgatcctgcagagaGCTCTGCTGACTGTGAAGTCTATGGTGCTTTGTTCAGGCACAAGGATCTGTCAATAATTCATTGCAGATTTGGGGCCTATTTTCTTATGGTGAAAATAAGAACTAACAAACAACCGTACATAATAAATAATCGTACTCAATGAAGGTAGGAACCAGCTATTTGACTACTTGTAgtgtataataaaatataaagtaaagcATATGAATTATAGCCATGGTAGTTTAATGGAACATATTTACTGTAACCTATAACTCCTAAACCTAAAACTCATTAATATATTCATTCTTACAAGAGTCCTGATAGTGGCTTGGATATACAGTCTAAGAGCAGTTTCCTAGTTCTTCTAACAGTGTGTTTTTTCCCTGTTTTAGATAAACACCTCATTAATGAAGGAGAGAAAAAGACAGTTGTAAGTATAATATTTTCCTCAGAAAAATGTAGTTAGTATATTACTATTGCAATATAATTATATTATGGAAATGTCCACAGGCTAATGACTGGATCTTTGGTGTGAGCTGGTGCACAAATCTAGATTCTTATCTTGCATTTTGTTCCAGGCAGGCAGACCCTTGCTGAAATCATTGAGGTAacttaaaagaaaatcaagaggATTTCATGCAGGAGCTGCTCATGTGGAACATAAATTGCTTGATCAGGGCCACAGAAGTAATCGTCAGCATTCTGAATGTAGCGTCCTTCATTTACATTACATGTATTTTGGCTATAAATTCTAAGTACTCAATTCATGGTGTTTTAAATCTAATTATTTTATGAATTATTAGTAGATGGTTAGACAAAATACTTTTCACTCATTTTAGAACCCTGGATGGCTAAAAGAAACTGTAATTTGCCTGAGAAAAATCTATTTATGGCTGTTGAAGTGATAACATTTAATGTATAGTAAATTGTATTCAAAGTAAGCGTAAAGTCTTTTGGGGTGAAATTTGACACAGTGTGGATGGCTGTGTAATGGGTGCTGTAAAAggtgcagcagcactgcagggaAACCTCTGCAACTTTGCATGCCATggaaaggggttctgcacttctGAAAAGGATGTTGTGGTGATGAGTTCGTATTGGACGGTGCAGATCCAGTAGCCTAAAGCCTACAGGCATTGAATCAAACTCTTATTATTTTAATAGCCACAGTAACGATAACAAGGCATATGGGACTGGGAGCAGATGTGCAGTTGCAAAcatggttttgaaaatctggccagttGAAGCCAATCTGTATCAGTTTGCACACGTAAGGCCCAAAACTGTACTGGCAACTTGTATCTTTAGACATTAAAGGTCTGATCCCCCACTGTGTTGTTCCATGTTTATTCCAGCACAAAACTCCATTCCTTTCAACATGTCACTCCATTGTAAAGCTTCTACAATGCAATAGTGAATCAAGACCTGAACTCTTGAAGTTTAGATGTTCTCTTGGAAATGCCTTAACTATGTCGACACTAGAATTTGCTCTAGTGTATTTATAATGCTAATTGATTATTTTTAGGCTATAAGTATGTGTTTCTACATTTGCTGTCAGTTATTTCTTTGCAGTAGCATTTATTTAGTATTGAAAGGTTGGTGTCCTCTTTCACCAGATCTGCGTTGAGGGGAATATTGCAAGTGGAAAAACAACATGCCTGGATTATTTTGCCAAAACTACCAGCATTGAGGTATGGGGCTTGAACCGTCTTAATGTTCAGTCAAGTCAACAAGAGTTTTCTATTTATGGCATTGACAGTATTCAAGTCTACTGCAGTATTTCCCAAGATTAAATGAGAGTAAGATAAATTTAAAGGCACACTGTCAAACATTTTCTAGTTTTTAAACTTTTAGCAATAGTctcagaaatttaaaaacaatacttttCTTTCTTGATGTTGCCCTTTTTCATTTGGCAACCAATAATTGTCCTTGTTTTTAGTTAATGGAATGGAAGCCAATATGATGGATTGTATTTTTACTCCATTTGTGCTTGGGTTAATTGTTGCCTTGATGCTACAATCACACACTCATAGCTTTGCTCATGTAAAATAGACTGGGTCTGCCTACttgattaaatatatatttgagtGTTTCCATAATTAAGGTCTGAGTTAGTATTAGTTTCTTGGAGTATTGTGAACTGCTGCTACAGAGTCAGTGGAAGAATCAATATATATATTAGGAAAATTCTTAGTTGTTGAGTGGCAGATATAAAATATATGCAATTCAAAAATATTCAACAACAGAACATAGTATATTCTGTAAATCAAATTTTGTCCCTCAATAAACTAACAATAACCAATAGAACTACCATTTTTATTCACTgcgcttttaaaaatcttaaatggatCTCATAATAAGCAAAGTCAGAGACAATTCACGtaattaaactaaaataattCAGGTAAAGAT harbors:
- the LOC142045740 gene encoding chemokine-like factor isoform X2, whose amino-acid sequence is MVEVNTGYPRSLPGALKIARLVVAFITFVCFAASKSHEAFIALAVMEFVITVLFFLLYLLKLDKKMKFLFWPLADIFNSLIAVLFFIIVCLCAIIIKTTTGTLVGGRMTMSNKEILGE
- the LOC142045740 gene encoding chemokine-like factor isoform X1; protein product: MVEVNTGYPRSLPGALKIARLVVAFITFVCFAASKSHEAFIALAVMEFVITVLFFLLYLLKLDKKMKFLFWPLADIFNSLIAVLFFIIVCLCAIIIKTTTGTLVGGVFGLLLVGLCIADSVLLFKKITFNKPRGRNVITR